One Spea bombifrons isolate aSpeBom1 chromosome 1, aSpeBom1.2.pri, whole genome shotgun sequence DNA window includes the following coding sequences:
- the AMH gene encoding muellerian-inhibiting factor — MGMLSVSWWLLSLPLLCQTLPSKVGDRDLEWAGEDRIEEPSLQQVVLNETGNPDDAQDALQNLECGLKESQESGPGWGNLETHGVFRNLENVFLDGVKQESWETGNLDKFGMCTDDKPLATLTTMKHLANVLTEPQGKHLVVLHLDKLEWEPSTSLQFMGTVQEHILPLIQHSHMLMLVFYLDTQKRNAKSHTSKILVSVEGDPHGQVVCMSSDTHYLILRVRENVRNIISQDLQIRLCVHMKDHSNGLALSKTEAQRLFFGTDKCLTKMYPALFMVVGHKHQAAASLSVPGGADHGNIDISLQGSMATVPAVEKDEFLETLSHFSSIMLRSKGKAASTIHLPLDPTDHSLGDLRPHLFNVTEVEALEWLVESQEPLVFLFLPGSKCLLATRFQEKLDGALLERMTVKIQNILEELEELLSGGEHVQILQHLLSFCHGTFNISYLSTEENLPQLGKGQHRKLHSLMLLKALQTIRSYWQDRTKLSRQHRGAGVKPHCRLQELIINLRPYAEYKNIHHPDKININNCVGPCHFPQTTQSDYQAHVVLLIQLQERRQLDLSRPPCCVPVKYQGQWLMVADENGLRLQLYPNMVAKECGCR; from the exons ATGGGGATGCTAAGTGTAAGCTGGTGGTTGCTGTCACTGCCCCTTTTATGCCAAACTTTGCCAAGCAAAGTTGGGGATAGGGATCTAGAATGGGCAGGAGAGGATAGGATAGAAGAACCCAGTCTTCAGCAAGTAGTGTTAAACGAAACCGGGAATCCCGATGACGCACAAGATGCTTTGCAGAACCTTGAATGTGGGCTGAAAGAGAGTCAAGAATCTGGACCTGGCTGGGGCAATCTGGAGACACATGGAGTTTTCAGAAACCTTGAGAATGTGTTCCTGGATGGAGTCAAACAAGAATCATGGGAAACGGGAAACCTGGACAAGTTTGGGATGTGCACAGATGATAAGCCATTAGCCACGCTAACAACAATGAAACACCTTGCAAATGTTCTCACAGAGCCTCAAGGGAAGCATTTGGTGGTCCTTCACCTGGACAAAT TGGAGTGGGAGCCCAGCACCAGCCTGCAGTTTATGGGTACAGTACAAGAACACATCTTACCCTTGATACAACATTCTCACATGTTGATGCTTGTCTTTTACCTGGACACACAAAAGCGCAATGCCAAGAGCCACACATCCAAAATTCTTGTATCGGTGGAAGGTGATCCACATGGCCAG GTTGTCTGCATGTCGTCGGACACTCACTATCTCATCCTAAGAGTCAGAGAGAATGTGAGGAATATcatttctcaggatctgcaaaTACGCCTATGTGTTCATATGAAAGATCATTCAAACG GACTTGCATTATCAAAAACTGAAGCTCAGAGGCTTTTCTTCGGTACAGACAAGTGTCTCACCAAGATGTATCCAGCTTTATTCATGGTTGTAGGACACAAGCACCAAGCAGCAGCTTCCCTCTCAGTCCCTGGTGGTGCTGACCATGGGAACATTGATATCAG tttGCAAGGAAGCATGGCAACTGTTCCTGCTGTTGAGAAAGATGAATTTTTGGAGACCCTGTCCCACTTTTCATCAATAATGCTGAGGTCTAAAGGTAAAGCTGCATCCACTATCCACCTTCCACTTGACCCTACCGATCACAGCCTTGGAGACTTGCGTCCTCATCTCTTCAACGTTACAGAGGTTGAAGCATTGGAGTGGTTGGTTGAGTCTCAAGAGCCATTGGTTTTTCTCTTTCTACCAGGGAGTAAATGTCTGTTGGCCACTAGATTCCAAGAGAAATTGGATGGGGCATTGCTAGAGAGAATGACAGTGAAAATTCAGAATATCTTGGAAGAATTAGAAGAGCTCTTATCCGGAGGAGAACATGTCCAAATTCTTCAACATCTTTTAAGTTTTTGCCATGGCACCTTTAACATTAGTTATTTGTCCACAGAAGAGAATTTGCCCCAGTTGGGGAAAGGCCAGCACAGGAAGCTTCATTCACTGATGCTTCTCAAAGCCTTGCAGACCATACGTTCTTATTGGCAAGACCGCACAAAGTTATCCAGGCAACACCGGGGGGCTGGAGTCAAACCTCACTGTCGCCTCCAGGAATTAATCATCAACCTTAGACCATATGCAGAATATAAGAACATTCACCACccagataaaataaacataaacaatTGTGTGGGACCTTGCCATTTCCCACAAACGACCCAGAGTGATTACCAGGCCCATGTTGTTCTGCTAATCCAGCTCCAGGAGAGAAGGCAATTGGATCTTAGTAGACCCCCCTGCTGTGTACCTGTGAAATACCAAGGACAATGGCTTATGGTAGCAGATGAAAACGGCCTTAGGCTTCAACTTTATCCTAACATGGTTGCCAAAGAATGTGGCTGCCGATAA
- the SF3A2 gene encoding splicing factor 3A subunit 2: MDFQHRAGGKTGSGGVASASESNRDRRERLRQLALETIDINKDPYFMKNHLGSYECKLCLTLHNNEGSYLAHTQGKKHQTNLARRAAKEAKEAPAQPAPEKVKVEVKKFVKIGRPGYKVTKQRDAESGQQSLLFQIDYPEIAESIFPRHRFMSAYEQRIEPPDRRWQYLLMAAEPYETIAFKVPSREIDKVEGKFWTHWNRETKQFFLQFHFKMEKPPPVPSLPPAPPGVKRPPPPPLLNGMPPRPPLPETMPPPPPGGMPLPPMPPGAPAPPGPPPQLPPTPVVPPPGVPPPGPPPSLPPPGVPPPGVPPPPPPNPSVPPPGVPPPGIPPPGIPPPGVPPPPAPGVPPPPAPGVPPPAPGVLPPGPMPPMLRPPLPSEGPSNIPPPPPTN, translated from the exons ATGGATTTCCAACACCGAGCTGGTGGTAAGACCGGCAGCGGAGGGGTGGCATCCGCCTCTGAAAGCAACAGGGACCGGAGGGAACGTCTCAGACAGCTAGCTTTGGAAACGATTGATATCAATAAG gatccTTACTTTATGAAGAATCACTTGGGTTCTTATGAATGCAAACTTTGTCTTACCCTTCACAATAATGAG GGCAGCTACCTTGCTCACACCCAAGGAAAGAAGCACCAGACCAATTT ggCACGACGAGCAGCAAAAGAAGCTAAAGAGGCTCCTGCGCAACCTGCCCCAGAGAAAGTGAAAGTTGAAGTAAAGAAATTTGTAAAGATTGGTCGGCCTGGATATAAAG TTACGAAGCAGAGAGATGCGGAGTCAGGACAACAGTCCCTACTGTTCCAG ATTGACTATCCAGAAATAGCAGAAAGTATCTTTCCCAGACACCGCTTCATGTCTGCATATGAACAGAGGATTGAGCCCCCAGATCGGCGTTGGCAGTACCTTCTGATGGCGGCAGAACCCTATGAGACGATTGCAtttaag GTCCCCAGCAGGGAAATTGATAAAGTGGAAGGGAAGTTCTGGACTCATTGGAACAGGGAAACCAAACAG TTCTTTTTGCAGTTCCACTTTAAGATGGAAAAGCCTCCACCGGTGCCCAGCTTACCTCCAGCACCTCCTGGTGTTAAACGACCACCTCCACCCCCATTGCTAAATGGAATGCCACCGCGTCCTCCTCTGCCAGAAACCATGCCCCCACCTCCTCCTGGGGGAATGCCATTGCCTCCAATGCCTCCTGGTGCACCAGCTCCCCCTGGTCCTCCCCCACAACTTCCACCTACACCAGTAGTGCCTCCTCCTGGAGTACCACCCCCTGGACCACCTCCGTCATTGCCTCCCCCAGGTGTTCCACCTCCTGGAGTTCCACCACCACCTCCTCCTAATCCTTCTGTCCCTCCACCTGGGGTTCCTCCTCCCGGCATACCGCCGCCAGGTATCCCTCCACCTGGAGTCCCCCCACCTCCTGCTCCTGGCGTGCCGCCCCCACCAGCTCCTGGCGTGCCACCCCCTGCTCCTGGCGTTCTACCTCCAGGACCTATGCCACCCATGTTAAGACCACCCTTACCTAGTGAAGGACCTTCAAACATCCCACCACCGCCTCCCACCAACTGA
- the PLEKHJ1 gene encoding pleckstrin homology domain-containing family J member 1: MRYNEKELLSLSRQRAEKADELNMKGPKKGCALKKRLVKLVANFLFYFRTDEEEPIGAMLLEHCKVIKDVGTMFSIYFIDEPDRKYTFECASSEQRDEWVEALTNASYEFMRRSLMFYRNEILRMTGKDPLEQYGISEESRLQIEPAAV, translated from the exons ATGCGTTATAATGAGAAGGAGCTGCTGTCCCTCTCCAGGCAGAGGGCTGAGAAAGCAGATGAACTGAATATGAAGGGCCCAAAGAAAGGGTGTG CCCTGAAGAAGCGACTAGTGAAATTGGTAGCCAATTTTCTCTTTTACTTCAGGACGGATGAAGAAGAG CCCATAGGAGCAATGCTGCTAGAACACTGCAAAGTGATAAAGGACGTGGGAACAATGTTCTCCATAT ACTTCATTGATGAGCCAGACAGAAAATACACTTTTGAGTGTGCGAGCTCAGAGCAGCGTGACGAATGGGTAGAAGCGCTGACCAATGCAAG TTACGAGTTTATGAGGAGAAGTCTCATGTTTTATCGGAATGAAATACTCAGGATGACCGGGAAG GACCCTTTGGAGCAGTACGGGATTTCAGAAGAGTCTCGTTTGCAGATAGAACCTGCAGCCGTCTGA